A portion of the Pseudoxanthomonas sp. JBR18 genome contains these proteins:
- the rpoC gene encoding DNA-directed RNA polymerase subunit beta': MKDLLNLFNQQRQTLDFDAIKIALASPDLIRSWSFGEVKKPETINYRTFKPERDGLFCAAIFGPIKDYECLCGKYKRMKHRGVVCEKCGTEVTLAKVRRERMGHIDLASPVAHIWFLKSLPSRIGLMLDMTLRDIERVLYFEAYVVTEPGLTPLESRQLLTEEQYMTARQEHGDDFDAAMGAEAVFELLRHIDLQAEMVKLREEIAATGSETKLKRLTKRIKLVEAFLESGNRPEWMVMTVLPVLPPDLRPLVPLDGGRFATSDLNDLYRRVINRNNRLRRLLELNAPDIIVRNEKRMLQESVDALMDNGRRGRAITGTNKRPLKSLADMIKGKQGRFRQNLLGKRVDYSGRSVIVVGPYLKLHQCGLPKKMALELFKPFVFAKLQRRGLATTIKAAKKLVEREEGEVWDILEEVIREHPVLLNRAPTLHRLGIQAFEPVLIEGKAIQLHPLVCTAFNADFDGDQMAVHVPLSLEAQLEARALMMSSNNILSPANGEPIIVPSQDVVLGLYYMTRSLENKAGEGMVFANIAEVKRAYDNRVVQLHAKVKVRITETVIDEQGGREKKTSIVETTVGRALLAEILPEGLPFALANTDLTKKNISRLINSSYRRLGLKDTVVFADKLMYTGFHYATRAGVSIGIDDMVIPDEKKGILGEAEQEVLEIQEQYQSGLVTAGERYNKVVDIWSRTNERIAKAMMDTIGTDKVENAKGETINEKSMNSLYIMADSGARGSQAQIRQLAGMRGLMARPDGSIIETPIKANFREGLNVQEYFNSTHGARKGLADTALKTANSGYLTRRLVDVAQDVVITEVDCGTSEGLTMTPIVEGGDVVEPLRERVLGRIVAEDVYLPGDDEDPIVTRNTLLDEAWVQKLEDAGVQTLKVRSTITCQSEFGVCSHCYGRDLARGHIVNIGEAVGVIAAQSIGEPGTQLTMRTFHIGGAASRAAAVDNITVKTTGSVKFNNLKSVEHANGSLVAVSRSGELSVLDAHGRERERYKLTYGANITVKDGDAVKAGQTVANWDPHNHPIVSEVAGFVRFVDFVDGITVIEKTDELTGLASREITDPKRRGSQGKDLRPLVRIVDKDGNDLNIPGTDLPAQYLLPPRSIVNLQDGAAVGVGDVVTKVPQEASKTRDITGGLPRVADLFEARKPKDPAILAERSGIISFGKDTKGKQRLIIKDTDGTEHEELIPKFRQIIVFEGEHVAKGETIVDGEPSPQDILRLLGVEPLAAYLVKEIQDVYRLQGVKINDKHIEVITRQMLRKVEITDAGNSKFLAGEQVEKQRMIEENAKLVARNELPAQSDPVLLGITKASLATESFISAASFQETTRVLTEAAVRGTRDGLRGLKENVIVGRLIPAGTGLTYHSQRRRNASGLTESEMAALSGSAAAETVVEAGEAESESGAEQQ; this comes from the coding sequence ATGAAAGACCTGCTCAACCTCTTCAACCAGCAGCGCCAGACCCTGGACTTCGACGCGATCAAGATCGCGCTGGCCTCGCCGGACCTGATCCGCTCGTGGTCCTTCGGCGAAGTGAAGAAGCCGGAAACCATCAACTACCGCACCTTCAAGCCGGAGCGTGACGGCCTGTTCTGCGCGGCCATCTTCGGCCCGATCAAGGACTACGAGTGCCTGTGCGGCAAGTACAAGCGCATGAAGCACCGCGGTGTGGTCTGCGAAAAGTGCGGCACCGAAGTGACCCTGGCCAAGGTGCGCCGCGAGCGCATGGGCCATATCGACCTGGCCTCGCCGGTCGCCCACATCTGGTTCCTCAAGTCGCTGCCCTCGCGTATCGGCCTGATGCTGGACATGACGCTGCGCGACATCGAGCGCGTGCTGTACTTCGAAGCCTACGTGGTGACCGAGCCGGGCCTGACCCCGCTGGAAAGCCGCCAGCTGCTGACCGAAGAGCAGTACATGACCGCGCGCCAGGAGCACGGTGACGACTTCGACGCCGCCATGGGCGCCGAGGCCGTGTTCGAACTGCTGCGCCACATCGACCTGCAGGCCGAGATGGTCAAGCTGCGCGAGGAAATCGCGGCCACCGGTTCGGAGACCAAGCTCAAGCGACTGACCAAGCGCATCAAGCTGGTCGAGGCGTTCCTGGAGTCGGGCAACCGTCCGGAATGGATGGTCATGACCGTGCTGCCGGTGCTGCCGCCGGACCTGCGTCCGCTGGTGCCGCTGGACGGCGGCCGCTTCGCGACCTCCGACCTGAACGACCTGTACCGCCGCGTCATCAACCGCAACAACCGTCTGCGCCGCCTGCTGGAGCTCAATGCCCCGGACATCATCGTGCGCAACGAAAAGCGCATGCTGCAGGAGTCGGTTGACGCCCTGATGGACAACGGCCGTCGCGGCCGCGCCATCACCGGCACCAACAAGCGCCCGCTGAAGTCGCTGGCCGACATGATCAAGGGCAAGCAGGGCCGCTTCCGCCAGAACCTGCTGGGCAAGCGCGTGGACTACTCGGGCCGTTCGGTCATCGTGGTCGGCCCGTACCTCAAGCTGCACCAGTGTGGCCTGCCCAAGAAGATGGCGCTGGAGCTGTTCAAGCCGTTCGTGTTCGCCAAGCTGCAGCGTCGCGGCCTGGCCACCACGATCAAGGCCGCCAAGAAGCTGGTCGAGCGCGAGGAAGGCGAGGTCTGGGACATCCTGGAAGAAGTCATCCGCGAGCACCCGGTGCTGCTGAACCGCGCCCCGACCCTGCACCGCCTGGGCATCCAGGCGTTCGAGCCGGTGCTGATCGAAGGCAAGGCCATCCAGCTGCACCCGCTGGTGTGTACCGCCTTCAACGCCGACTTCGACGGTGACCAGATGGCCGTCCACGTGCCGCTCTCGCTGGAAGCCCAGCTGGAAGCGCGTGCGCTGATGATGTCCTCCAACAACATCCTGTCGCCGGCCAACGGCGAGCCGATCATCGTGCCCTCGCAGGACGTGGTGCTGGGCCTGTACTACATGACCCGCTCGCTGGAGAACAAGGCAGGCGAGGGCATGGTGTTCGCCAACATCGCCGAGGTGAAGCGCGCCTATGACAACCGTGTCGTGCAGCTGCACGCCAAGGTCAAGGTGCGCATCACCGAGACGGTGATCGACGAGCAGGGTGGCCGCGAGAAGAAGACCTCGATCGTGGAGACCACGGTCGGGCGCGCGCTGCTGGCCGAAATCCTGCCCGAGGGCCTGCCCTTCGCGCTGGCCAACACCGACCTGACCAAGAAGAACATCTCGCGCCTGATCAACTCCAGCTACCGTCGTCTGGGGCTGAAGGACACGGTCGTGTTCGCCGACAAGCTGATGTACACCGGCTTCCACTACGCCACCCGCGCGGGCGTGTCGATCGGTATCGACGACATGGTCATCCCGGATGAGAAGAAGGGCATCCTGGGCGAAGCCGAACAGGAAGTGCTGGAGATCCAGGAGCAGTACCAGTCCGGTCTGGTCACCGCCGGCGAGCGCTACAACAAGGTCGTGGACATCTGGTCGCGCACCAACGAGCGCATCGCCAAGGCGATGATGGACACCATCGGTACCGACAAGGTGGAAAACGCCAAGGGCGAGACCATCAACGAGAAGTCCATGAACTCGCTGTACATCATGGCCGACTCCGGTGCCCGTGGTAGCCAGGCGCAGATCCGCCAGCTGGCCGGCATGCGCGGCCTGATGGCCCGTCCGGATGGCTCGATCATCGAGACGCCCATCAAGGCGAACTTCCGCGAAGGCCTGAACGTGCAGGAGTACTTCAACTCCACCCACGGCGCCCGTAAGGGTCTGGCCGATACCGCCCTGAAGACCGCCAACTCCGGTTACCTGACCCGTCGCCTGGTCGACGTGGCCCAGGACGTGGTGATCACCGAGGTCGACTGCGGGACCAGCGAAGGCCTGACCATGACCCCGATCGTGGAAGGCGGCGACGTGGTCGAGCCGTTGCGCGAGCGCGTGCTGGGCCGCATCGTGGCCGAGGACGTGTACCTGCCTGGCGACGATGAGGATCCGATCGTCACCCGCAACACCCTGCTGGACGAAGCCTGGGTGCAGAAGCTCGAGGACGCCGGCGTGCAGACGCTGAAGGTGCGTTCGACGATCACCTGCCAGTCCGAGTTCGGCGTGTGCTCGCATTGCTACGGTCGCGACCTGGCCCGTGGCCACATCGTCAACATCGGCGAAGCGGTCGGCGTCATCGCCGCCCAGTCGATCGGCGAGCCCGGCACCCAGCTGACCATGCGTACGTTCCACATCGGTGGTGCCGCTTCGCGTGCCGCCGCGGTGGACAACATCACGGTCAAGACCACCGGTTCGGTGAAGTTCAACAACCTCAAGTCGGTCGAGCACGCCAACGGCTCGCTGGTGGCGGTGTCGCGTTCGGGTGAGCTGTCGGTGCTCGACGCCCATGGCCGCGAGCGCGAGCGCTACAAGCTGACCTACGGCGCCAACATCACCGTCAAGGACGGCGATGCGGTCAAGGCTGGCCAGACCGTGGCCAACTGGGATCCGCATAACCACCCGATCGTGTCGGAAGTGGCCGGTTTCGTGCGCTTCGTGGATTTCGTCGACGGCATCACCGTCATCGAGAAGACCGACGAACTGACCGGTCTGGCCTCGCGCGAGATCACCGATCCCAAGCGTCGTGGCTCGCAGGGCAAGGACCTGCGTCCGCTGGTGCGCATCGTGGACAAGGACGGCAATGACCTGAACATCCCGGGCACCGATCTGCCGGCGCAGTACCTGCTGCCGCCGCGCTCGATCGTCAACCTGCAGGACGGTGCGGCCGTCGGCGTGGGCGACGTGGTGACCAAGGTGCCGCAGGAAGCGTCCAAGACCCGCGACATCACCGGTGGTCTGCCGCGCGTGGCCGACCTGTTCGAGGCACGCAAGCCCAAGGATCCGGCGATCCTGGCCGAGCGCTCGGGCATCATCAGCTTCGGCAAGGACACCAAGGGCAAGCAGCGTCTGATCATCAAGGACACCGACGGCACCGAGCACGAGGAGCTGATTCCCAAGTTCCGCCAGATCATCGTGTTCGAAGGCGAGCACGTGGCCAAGGGTGAGACGATCGTGGACGGCGAGCCGAGCCCGCAGGACATCCTGCGCCTGCTGGGTGTCGAGCCGCTGGCCGCCTACCTGGTCAAGGAAATCCAGGACGTCTACCGCCTGCAGGGTGTGAAGATCAACGACAAGCACATCGAGGTGATCACCCGTCAGATGCTGCGCAAGGTGGAAATCACCGATGCGGGCAACAGCAAGTTCCTGGCTGGCGAGCAGGTCGAGAAGCAGCGCATGATCGAGGAGAACGCCAAGCTGGTGGCCCGCAACGAGCTGCCGGCTCAGTCCGATCCGGTCCTGTTGGGCATCACCAAGGCCTCCTTGGCGACCGAATCGTTCATCTCCGCGGCCTCCTTCCAGGAGACCACGCGCGTGCTGACCGAGGCCGCCGTGCGCGGAACCCGTGACGGCCTGCGCGGCCTGAAGGAGAACGTCATCGTCGGCCGCCTGATCCCGGCCGGTACCGGCCTGACCTACCACAGTCAGCGCCGTCGCAATGCCTCGGGTCTGACCGAGTCGGAAATGGCCGCCCTGTCTGGGTCGGCCGCTGCCGAAACGGTAGTCGAGGCCGGTGAGGCCGAATCGGAAAGCGGCGCCGAGCAGCAGTAA